The following coding sequences are from one Arachis hypogaea cultivar Tifrunner chromosome 7, arahy.Tifrunner.gnm2.J5K5, whole genome shotgun sequence window:
- the LOC112703412 gene encoding uncharacterized protein yields the protein MASPANPPTQSMVSTETIQKAIDALFKWRKSNSTAKPQKLFDNDEEFIYLVLTLKKIPQKDHTNVTPRKIPLPYTLISPSSETCLIVDDRPKSGLTKAQAQSKIQAEKVAVSKVLKLSKLASDYKPFEAKRKLCDSYDLFFADRRVVPLLPRLLGKQFLKKKKVPVPLDLKKGNWKEQVDKAYSSALFSVGNGTCCVVRVAKVAMAREEVVANVTAAIEGIVDAVPRKWKNVRSFHVKLLESLALPVYQAVPDVRLRIEGGDSEGEAMEKEELKKKKKKKKGRYMDSDLGEDHSKDELGSDDFEHADNDNGRDLVSLKMKKGDQVKNGALSGLSNVKRETKKRGLVQWNGADMAKKVKH from the coding sequence ATGGCTTCTCCGGCAAACCCTCCAACTCAAAGCATGGTATCAACCGAAACCATTCAGAAAGCAATCGACGCACTCTTCAAATGGCGCAAATCCAATTCCACCGCCAAACCCCAAAAACTCTTCGACAACGACGAGGAATTTATCTACCTCGTACTCACCCTCAAGAAGATACCCCAAAAGGATCACACTAACGTAACCCCACGCAAGATTCCTCTACCCTATACCCTCATCTCCCCTTCCTCTGAAACCTGCCTCATCGTCGACGACAGGCCCAAATCGGGCCTCACCAAGGCCCAAGCCCAATCTAAGATCCAGGCTGAGAAGGTCGCCGTTTCGAAGGTCCTCAAGCTCTCGAAGCTCGCCTCCGATTACAAGCCATTTGAGGCAAAGCGGAAGCTATGCGACTCATACGACTTGTTCTTCGCGGATAGGAGGGTGGTTCCTCTTCTTCCGAGGCTGTTGGGGAAGCaattcttgaagaagaagaaggttccGGTGCCCTTGGATTTGAAGAAGGGGAATTGGAAGGAGCAGGTTGATAAGGCGTATTCCTCGGCGTTGTTTTCTGTTGGGAATGGGACTTGTTGCGTTGTCAGGGTCGCTAAGGTGGCGATGGCGAGGGAGGAGGTCGTGGCGAATGTGACCGCGGCAATTGAGGGGATTGTGGATGCTGTGCCGAGGAAGTGGAAGAATGTGAGGTCGTTTCATGTGAAGCTGTTGGAGTCGCTGGCACTGCCGGTTTATCAGGCTGTTCCGGATGTGAGGTTGAGGATTGAGGGAGGAGACAGTGAAGGAGAGGCTATGGAGAAGgaggaattgaagaagaagaaaaagaagaaaaaggggagGTATATGGATAGTGACCTTGGCGAGGATCATAGCAAAGATGAGTTAGGTAGTGATGATTTTGAGCATGCGGATAATGATAACGGTCGTGACTTGGTGAGTTTGAAGATGAAGAAAGGAGATCAAGTGAAAAATGGGGCTTTGAGTGGGTTGAGTAATGTCAAGCGAGAGACGAAGAAACGCGGGTTAGTTCAGTGGAATGGAGCAGATATGGCAAAGAAAGTAAAgcattaa